In one window of Harpia harpyja isolate bHarHar1 chromosome 11, bHarHar1 primary haplotype, whole genome shotgun sequence DNA:
- the ARHGEF18 gene encoding rho guanine nucleotide exchange factor 18 isoform X3: protein MTIAQRGNSQSSLNTAGAVNKFGLISGDMDEGDSGFIKFKQTSDDVVSLAPSTADSIFLEDAYSVSLRSEIETDAHEFEAESWSVAVEQSYAKRQKKDVIKRQDVIYELMQTEMHHVRTLKIMLKVYSKAMREELQFPNAVINKLFPCVDELLEMHGQFLLQLKERRKESLEEGSDRNYIIQNIGDLLVKQFSGEYGERMKEKYGVFCCGHNEAVSHYKDLLQSNKKFQNLIKKIGNCSIVRRLGVQECILLVTQRITKYPVLVERIIQNTEAGTRDYEDLTQALSLIKDTITHVDAMVNECEKGQRLKEIMHKMELKSSGKCKNGLFFRKDDMGQRRLLLDGMLYWKAASGRLKDILAVLLTDVLLLLQEKDQKYTFASVDSKPPVISLQKLIVREVANEEKAMFLISASLKGPEMYEIHTSSKEERNSWMAHIRRAVESCPDEEGGTFNEPEAERRLAEARAAKLKDFQERLNMKDDLIMQSLTEKQQIYLEMSEMNGFEDHSQGSRSRLLLRGDISENLQGEAILRSAVTEAENLQNLIFTHLGNGSCQPEDGSGSGLPRRAETFGGYDSSPSISNKSGSFRKNSGGDQRQWDWRGPAVSSDVQLHDLPSDAEEGSQTSDVTRLDDSSGFQPTIESQLVQRIQTLLQLLFSLQAVISQQDSYIEMQRATMVDREKQYRLQSTRGNLLLEQEKQRNFEKQREELMNIQKLQSQLKLEQQRLERERGRQQREFESTEARLQEREEETRQLREKLNQDREELERQREAYQHDLERLREAQRAVEKEKERLDQLRKLKKQNTVSGTFSPEMGQNQMLSHSVSFNGEGVEPSLPVLKTSVRVSVSGMDYLERPDLVRRDSTSLENRPVLALKNEVPIHLLSATNQIQKPAAVQQQIPTKLATFTKGSKEKGGKSKASHRTDSSASVDQKQLLPPRLVGREEGVLRGRRSASPVLPSSQTTAFQPELYGPTDAQPEALSSASANLFKPNNIHVQTLVTSQPSLLNVQDDTSKEDVIFF from the exons ATGACTATCGCCCAAAGAGGAAATTCTCAGTCTTCATTGAATACTGCTGGAGCTGTTAATAAATTTGG ACTAATTTCAGGAGACATGGATGAAGGGGATTCAGGCTTTATAAAATTTAAGCAGACTTCAGATGACGTTGTCTCGCTTGCACCTTCAACAGCAGACTCCATTTTTCTGGAAG ATGCGTATTCTGTATCACTCCGAAGTGAAATAGAAACAGATGCTCATGAGTTTGAGGCGGAGTCTTGGAGTGTTGCAGTGGAACAGTCTTAtgcaaaaaggcaaaagaaagacgTTATAAAAAGGCAAGATGTCATTTATG AACTAATGCAGACTGAAATGCACCATGTTAGGACACTGAAAATAATGCTGAAGGTATACTCCAAAGCCATGAGAGAGGAACTGCAGTTCCCAAATGCAGTCATCAACAAGCTCTTCCCCTGTGTGGATGAGCTGCTGGAGATGCATGGGCAATTTCTGCTCCAGTTAAAGGAGCGACGAAAGGAATCCTTGGAAGAAGGCAGTGACCGAAATTATATAATCCAGAACATTGGAGACCTCTTGGTAAAACAG TTTTCAGGTGAATATGgggagagaatgaaagaaaaatatggtgTGTTTTGTTGTGGACACAATGAAGCTGTTAGTCACTATAAAGACCTGCTCCAAAGCAATAAGAAGTTCCAAAACTTAATAAAG AAAATCGGCAACTGTTCCATTGTGAGGAGACTTGGTGTTCAGGAGTGTATTCTTCTAGTTACACAACGCATCACCAAATATCCAGTCTTGGTGGAACGTATTATTCAGAATACAGAAG CTGGAACTAGAGATTATGAAGACCTGACCCAGGCCCTTAGTTTAATTAAGGACACAATCACTCATGTAGATGCCATGGTAAATGAGTGTGAGAAGGGGCAGCGCCTTAAAGAGATTATGCATAAAATGGAGCTAAAATCATCTGGGAAATGCAAGAATGGGCTTTTCTTCCGGAAGGATGACATGGGACAGAGGCGGCTTCTACTGGATGGGATGCTGTACTGGAAAGCTGCATCAGGGCGACTCAAAG atattCTGGCAGTCCTGTTAACTGATGTACTGTTGCTCTTACAAGAAAAGGAccaaaaatacacatttgcatCAGTG GACTCTAAACCACCAGTTATCTCATTGCAAAAGTTGATTGTAAGAGAGGTAGCTAATGAGGAAAAGGCAATGTTCTTAATTAGCGCTTCCTTAAAAGGACCAGAAATGTATGAAATTCACACAAGCTCAAAAGAGGAGAGGAATTCCTGGATGGCACACATCCGCAGAGCTGTAGAAAG CTGTCCTGATGAAGAAGGAGGAACATTTAATGAACCTGAAGCAGAGAGGAGGCTAGCTGAAGCAAGAGCTGCTAAGTTAAAAGACTTTCAAG AGCGTTTGAACATGAAAGATGACCTGATTATGCAAAGTCTAACTGAGAAGCAACAGATTTATCTAGAAATGTCTGAAATGAATGGGTTTGAAGACCATTCCCAAGGATCTCGATCAAGGCTACTTCTTCGGGGGGATATCTCAGAAAATCTGCAAGGAGAGGCAATTTTGAGGTCTGCAGTGACAGAAG CTGAAAATCTCCAGAACCTTATCTTCACTCACTTAGGCAATGGATCCTGTCAGCCGGAAGATGGCTCTGGGTCAGGACTCCCCAGGAGAGCAGAGACCTTTGGAGGATATGACAGTAGTCCCtcaatttcaaataaaa GTGGTAGTTTTAGGAAGAACAGTGGTGGTGACCAGAGACAGTGGGACTGGAGAGGCCCTGCAGTAAGTTCAGATGTGCAACTCCATGACCTCCCTTCTGATGCAGAAGAAGGATCTCAAACC agtGATGTAACAAGGCTGGATGACAGCAGTGGTTTTCAGCCCACCATAGAGTCTCAG CTTGTCCAGAGGATACAAACACTGTTACAGTTGCTCTTCAGTCTTCAG GCAGTGATATCTCAGCAGGACAGCTACATTGAGATGCAACGAGCCACCATGGTGGACCGGGAGAAGCAATATCGGCTGCAGTCTACACGAGGCAATCTGCTGCTAGAGCAGGAGAAACAGCGGAACtttgaaaaacagagagaagaactGATGAATATACAGAAACTTCAGAGCCAGCTGAAGCTGGAGCAGCAACGCCTGGAACGGGAAAGGGGTCGGCAGCAGAGGGAATTTGAAAGCACAGAAGCTCGGCTGCAGGAGCGTGAAGAGGAGACTCGGCAGCTGAGAGAGAAGTTGAATCAGGACAGGGAAGAACTCGAGAGGCAGCGGGAGGCCTATCAGCATGACCTAGAGAGACTGCGGGAAGCTCAGAGAGCAGTTGAGAAAGAGAAGGAGCGTCTGGATCAGCTAAGGAAGCTGAAGAAGCAGAACACAGTGTCAGGCACATTCTCCCCAGAAATGGGACAG AACCAGATGCTAAGTCATTCTGTTAGCTTCAATGGAGAAGGGGTGGAACCATCTCTACCCGTCTTGAAAACCTCTGTGAGAGTGAGCGTCTCTGGGATGGATTACCTGGAACGGCCAGACTTGGTTCGCAGGGACAGTACCAGCCTGGAGAATCGTCCGGTTCTTGCATTGAAGAATGAAGTGCCAATACATCTCCTGAGTGCAACTAACCAGATACAGAAACCAGCTGCAGTCCAGCAGCAGATTCCTACTAAGCTGGCCACTTTTAcaaaaggaagcaaagagaaaggTGGGAAGAGCAAAGCATCTCATAGGACAGACAGTTCAG